Proteins found in one Plasmodium gaboni strain SY75 chromosome 13, whole genome shotgun sequence genomic segment:
- a CDS encoding putative GPI transamidase subunit PIG-U (part of same gene as PGSY75_1330700B~gap found within coding sequence), giving the protein MNTCGTYKIQNGDKTKRKKYTYLFLSILICLIIRVFIFFLLNILEGSSYEYINKLMNVDMNIEHIKKYEDSRGFNDKIDNIKKKEMFIEKINDDEIKNNNTYNINYNDYNMIDNKMIITNMYIKELELYFQKNKRYNNLRSFLLKNDYMHYSFNTDIYNLKYLYDSYMLRILKKDMYSSLNIRINPIFLKILHLLLFKPIKTNIYILIKIFNNYEFRFFLFISLIDILIAIFLFLIIEKLNNWNIYFHYIICKNYTTTTNHFNLINPLLLINIYLNNPLNILSNSFLSLDNFKLLIITATFYITLLRIHNLSNQQNQNVYLNKYKKIRSLFNLILILFNNAILLYVTSFHFILVVIGINHLIIYIEEDFIKKYHINQNIQIYKLTHMLFKNLFLLLISLIIYGLLIVLSYIQNSHSLSFLNNTVINEYKILLLLPNLGNFWYIFST; this is encoded by the exons ATGAACACGTGTGGCACATACAAAATACAAAATGGAGATAAGACGAAGAGAAAGAAGTACacttatttatttcttagTATCCTTATTTGTTTAATAATTAGggtttttattttttttcttttgaaTATACTAGAAGGAAGTAGTTATGAATACATTAATAAGTTAATGAATGTGGATATGAACATagaacatataaaaaaatatgaagatAGTAGAGGATTCAATGATAAGatagataatataaaaaaaaaagaaatgtttatagaaaagataaatgatgatgaaataaaaaataataatacttataatataaattataatgattataatatgatagataataaaatgattataacaaatatgtatataaaagaacttgaattatattttcaaaaaaataaacgatataataatttaagaagttttttattaaaaaatgattatatgcattattcatttaatacagatatatataatttaaaatatttatatgatagTTATATGTTAagaatattaaaaaaagatatgTATTCTTCTTTAAATATACGAATAAATccaatatttttaaaaatattacatttaCTTTTATTCAAACCAATAAAgacaaatatatatatattaataaaaatatttaataattatgaattccgtttttttctatttataTCTCTAATAGATATACTTATAGctatattcttatttttaataatagaaaaattaaataattggaatatatattttcattatattatttgtaaaaaTTATACTACTACTACAAatcattttaatttaattaatccattattattaataaatatatatttaaataatcCTCTTAATATCTTATCAAATAGTTTTTTATCTTTAGATAATTTTAAACTATTAATAATTACAGCAACGTTTTATATAACTCTATTAAGAATACATAATCTATCAAATCAACAAAATCAAAatgtttatttaaataaatataaaaaaatacgTTCCTTGTTTAATCTAATTCTTATTCTTTTCAACAATgctatattattatatgtcacctcttttcattttatacTTGTTGTTATAGGAATAAACCatttgattatatatatagaagaagattttataaaaaaatatcatataaatcaaaatatacaaatttACAAACTGACACATATGTTATTCaaaaatttgtttttattacttattagtttaattatatatggTCTATTAATAGTACTATCATATATTCAAAACTCCCATTCGCTA tcctttttaaataatacagtgataaatgaatataaaatattattactcTTACCAAACTTGGGAAATTTCTGGTATATCTTCTCAACG
- a CDS encoding putative GPI transamidase subunit PIG-U (part of same gene as PGSY75_1330700A~gap found within coding sequence): protein IALVFQPNITVNDIVYSLLLLVIDYERTLYAIPFIKLLLILLSNLCLYFVTLNLWLRKNTGNANYVFFNQLVVFNITTFFIINSMKFYIRVQTPKNQLNEGKCISILNKKKSTFNFLQLFKKKIS from the exons attGCCTTAGTATTTCAACCAAATATAACAGTTAACGACATCGTGTATTCTTTg TTGTTGTTAGTTATAGATTACGAACGGACCTTATATGCTATCCCTTTCATCAAACtg CTATTAATATTACTATCCAATTtgtgtttatattttgtgaCTTTAAATTTATGGTTGAGGAAAAATACAGGAAATGCCAACTACGTGTTTTTTAACCAGTTGGttgtttttaatataacaa ccttttttataataaacaGTATGAAGTTCTACATACGAGTTCAAACACCCAAGAATCAGTTGAATGAAGGAAAGTGTATTTCgatattaaataaaaagaaaagcACGTTTAACTTTTTACaattattcaaaaaaaaaatttcataa